A region from the Catellatospora sp. TT07R-123 genome encodes:
- a CDS encoding TetR/AcrR family transcriptional regulator, which produces MSIPYEATGRANQKARTRQALVEAARRLLAEGHTPQVEDAAEAAGISRTTAYRYFANQRTLLQAAHPDISPMTLLGPDAPAALPARLDAFVEAFCDYNFTWQHQLRAALRLALEPGAARPTLRQGRAVAWVEDALQPLARTHPQVDIHELAVAIRSATGIETLIWLTDIAGYDRAQATRTVHQTARALLSAAMSQPR; this is translated from the coding sequence ATGTCGATTCCATATGAGGCGACCGGGCGGGCCAACCAGAAGGCCCGCACCCGGCAGGCGCTGGTGGAGGCGGCCCGGCGGCTGCTCGCCGAAGGGCATACGCCGCAGGTGGAGGACGCGGCCGAGGCGGCGGGGATCTCCCGCACCACCGCCTACCGCTACTTCGCCAACCAGCGCACGCTGTTGCAGGCCGCCCACCCCGACATCTCGCCGATGACCCTGCTCGGCCCGGACGCACCGGCCGCGCTGCCCGCCCGGCTGGACGCGTTCGTCGAGGCGTTCTGCGACTACAACTTCACCTGGCAGCACCAGCTGCGCGCGGCGCTGCGGCTGGCGCTGGAACCCGGCGCGGCCCGGCCGACCCTGCGCCAGGGCCGCGCCGTCGCCTGGGTCGAGGACGCCCTGCAACCGCTGGCCAGGACCCACCCGCAGGTGGACATCCACGAGCTGGCGGTGGCGATCCGGTCCGCGACCGGCATCGAGACGCTGATCTGGCTGACCGACATCGCCGGATACGACCGCGCGCAGGCCACCCGGACCGTCCACCAGACCGCCCGCGCCCTGCTGTCCGCCGCGATGTCCCAGCCCCGCTGA
- a CDS encoding 3-hydroxyacyl-CoA dehydrogenase NAD-binding domain-containing protein, with the protein MISYDLDADGVVTLTMDDPAQSANTMNDRYVTAMGAAVDRLEAERDRITGVIVTSAKSTFFAGGDLDLMVRARPEDAPALTEMVNRIKHDLRRLEKLGRPVVAAVNGSALGGGLEIALACHHRVVLDAKGCRLGLPEVTLGLLPSAGGVTRTVRMLGLAPALLNVLLSGRQFRPADAKDAGLADEVVATADEMLAAARAWIAANPDAVQPWDRKGFRIPGGGPADPKVAAQLPAYAANLRKQLKGASLPAPEAILAAAVEGALVDVDTATAVETRYLVSLLTGQIAKNMIGALFFDLKTVNSGANRPPLPPTAAARVAVLGAGMMGAAIAYVCAKAGLDVLLKDMTPEAAAKGRGYSEKLVAGQVAKGRLSPDRAAALLDRITPTADVADLAGCDVVIEAVFEDLALKHRVLAEVSAVVGEGALLASNTSTLPITQIAAPLDRPGDVVGMHFFSPVDKMPLLEIVVGQQTSDAAIARAFDLGRLIGKTPIVVNDSRGFFTSRVIGTFIEEAITMVAEGVPPASIEHAALQAGYPTGPLALADEVTLTLMQRIRRQAQAAGQARTDVPAHALIDALVDEHQRPGRVGGAGFYEYADGRRARLWPGLAAYATDAGRAAPLADIKDRMLFVEAIESRRCLDEGVLRSEADGNIGSILGIGYPAWTGGVLRFAAQHADFAARAAELADRYGTRFRP; encoded by the coding sequence GTGATCTCGTACGACCTGGACGCCGACGGCGTCGTCACGCTGACGATGGACGACCCGGCACAGTCCGCCAACACCATGAACGACCGGTACGTCACCGCGATGGGCGCCGCCGTCGACCGCCTCGAAGCCGAGCGCGACCGCATCACCGGCGTGATCGTGACCAGCGCCAAGTCCACCTTCTTCGCGGGCGGCGACCTGGACCTGATGGTCCGGGCCCGACCCGAGGACGCGCCCGCGCTGACCGAGATGGTCAACCGGATCAAGCACGACCTGCGCCGCCTGGAGAAGCTGGGCCGACCCGTCGTCGCCGCCGTCAACGGGTCGGCGCTCGGCGGCGGCCTGGAGATCGCCCTGGCCTGCCACCACCGCGTCGTCCTCGACGCCAAAGGCTGCCGCCTGGGCCTGCCCGAGGTCACCCTCGGGCTGCTGCCCAGCGCGGGCGGCGTCACCCGCACCGTACGCATGCTCGGCCTGGCCCCGGCCCTGCTGAACGTGCTGCTCAGCGGCCGCCAGTTCCGCCCCGCCGACGCCAAGGACGCCGGGCTCGCCGACGAGGTCGTGGCCACCGCCGACGAGATGCTCGCCGCGGCCCGCGCCTGGATCGCGGCCAACCCCGACGCCGTCCAGCCCTGGGACCGCAAGGGGTTCCGCATCCCCGGCGGCGGCCCGGCCGACCCCAAGGTCGCCGCGCAGCTCCCGGCGTACGCGGCGAACCTGCGCAAGCAGCTCAAGGGGGCGAGCCTGCCCGCGCCCGAGGCCATCCTCGCCGCCGCGGTGGAGGGCGCGCTCGTCGACGTCGACACCGCCACCGCCGTCGAGACCCGGTACCTGGTGAGCCTGCTGACCGGGCAGATCGCCAAGAACATGATCGGCGCGCTGTTCTTCGACCTGAAAACGGTCAACTCCGGTGCCAACCGGCCGCCGCTGCCGCCGACCGCCGCCGCGCGGGTGGCGGTGCTCGGCGCGGGCATGATGGGCGCCGCCATCGCGTACGTCTGCGCCAAGGCCGGGCTCGACGTGCTGCTCAAGGACATGACCCCGGAGGCGGCGGCCAAGGGGCGCGGCTACAGCGAGAAGCTCGTCGCCGGGCAGGTCGCGAAGGGACGGCTGAGCCCGGACCGGGCCGCCGCGCTGCTGGACCGGATCACGCCCACCGCCGATGTCGCCGACCTGGCCGGCTGCGACGTCGTCATCGAGGCCGTCTTCGAGGACCTAGCCCTCAAGCACCGGGTGCTGGCCGAGGTGAGCGCGGTCGTGGGGGAGGGGGCGCTGCTCGCCTCGAACACGTCCACCCTGCCCATCACCCAGATCGCGGCGCCGCTGGACCGGCCGGGCGACGTCGTCGGCATGCACTTCTTCTCGCCCGTCGACAAGATGCCGCTGCTGGAGATCGTGGTCGGGCAGCAGACGAGCGACGCGGCGATCGCGCGCGCGTTCGACCTCGGCCGCCTGATCGGCAAGACGCCGATCGTGGTCAACGACAGCCGCGGCTTCTTCACCAGCCGGGTCATCGGCACGTTCATCGAGGAGGCGATCACCATGGTCGCCGAGGGCGTGCCGCCCGCCTCGATCGAGCACGCGGCGCTCCAGGCGGGCTACCCGACCGGGCCGCTGGCTCTGGCCGACGAGGTGACCCTGACCCTGATGCAGCGCATCCGCCGCCAGGCCCAGGCGGCGGGGCAGGCGCGCACCGACGTGCCCGCGCACGCGCTGATCGACGCCCTCGTCGACGAGCACCAGCGCCCCGGCCGCGTCGGCGGCGCGGGCTTCTACGAGTACGCCGACGGGCGCCGGGCGCGGCTGTGGCCGGGGCTGGCCGCGTATGCGACCGACGCCGGGCGGGCCGCGCCGCTGGCCGACATCAAGGACCGGATGCTGTTCGTGGAGGCGATCGAGTCGCGCCGCTGCCTCGACGAGGGGGTGCTGCGGTCCGAGGCGGACGGCAACATCGGCTCCATCCTCGGTATCGGCTATCCGGCCTGGACCGGCGGCGTACTGCGCTTCGCCGCCCAGCACGCCGACTTCGCCGCCCGCGCGGCCGAACTGGCCGACCGCTACGGCACCCGCTTCCGCCCCTGA
- a CDS encoding acetyl-CoA C-acetyltransferase — protein sequence MPSEAFVYDAVRTPRGRGRATGSLHGVKPITLVTGLIDALRERNPALDPERIEDLLLGIVTPVGEQGGVLPKAAALAAGLPDHVGGVQLDRFCASGLEAVNIAAQRVRSGWEHLIIAGGVESMSRVPMGSDGGAWAMDPETALTTSFIPQGISADLIATIEGFSRDDVDSYALSSQQRAAHAQAAGWFDRSVVPVRDRNGVLILDHDEHLRPGSTMAGLGALPASFAAVGDAGGFDAVALRQYHWLESIEHVHTAGNSSGIVDGAALVLVGSEQVGRELGLTPRARIASVGVSGADPTLMLTGPAPASRKALATAGLTADDIDLWEMNEAFAAAVLRYRKDLDLDPERVNVNGGAIALGHPLGATGAMLVGTVLDELERRDARRGLITLCIGDGMGVATIIERC from the coding sequence GTGCCCTCTGAAGCTTTCGTCTACGACGCCGTACGCACCCCGCGCGGCCGCGGCCGCGCCACCGGCTCGCTGCACGGCGTCAAGCCGATCACCCTGGTCACCGGCCTGATCGACGCCCTGCGCGAGCGCAACCCCGCCCTCGACCCCGAGCGCATCGAGGACCTGCTGCTCGGCATCGTCACCCCGGTCGGCGAGCAGGGCGGGGTGCTGCCCAAGGCCGCCGCGCTCGCCGCCGGGCTGCCCGACCACGTCGGCGGCGTGCAGCTCGACCGGTTCTGCGCCTCGGGGCTGGAGGCGGTCAACATCGCCGCGCAGCGCGTCCGCTCCGGCTGGGAGCACCTGATCATCGCGGGCGGCGTCGAGTCGATGTCGCGGGTGCCGATGGGCTCCGACGGCGGCGCCTGGGCGATGGACCCCGAGACCGCGCTGACCACCTCGTTCATCCCGCAGGGCATCAGCGCCGACCTGATCGCGACCATCGAGGGCTTCAGCCGCGACGACGTCGACTCGTACGCCCTGAGCTCCCAGCAGCGGGCCGCGCACGCCCAGGCGGCAGGCTGGTTCGACCGGTCGGTCGTGCCGGTGCGCGACCGCAACGGCGTCCTGATCCTCGACCACGACGAGCACCTGCGCCCCGGCAGCACCATGGCGGGGCTGGGCGCCCTCCCGGCCTCGTTCGCGGCGGTCGGCGACGCGGGCGGCTTCGACGCCGTCGCGCTGCGGCAGTACCACTGGCTGGAGTCGATCGAGCACGTGCACACCGCCGGGAACTCCTCCGGCATCGTCGACGGCGCCGCGCTGGTGCTCGTCGGCTCCGAGCAGGTCGGCCGCGAACTGGGCCTGACCCCGCGCGCCCGGATCGCCTCGGTCGGCGTCAGCGGCGCCGACCCGACGCTGATGCTCACCGGCCCCGCCCCGGCCAGCCGCAAGGCCCTGGCCACCGCGGGCCTGACCGCCGACGACATCGACCTGTGGGAGATGAACGAGGCGTTCGCCGCCGCCGTGCTGCGCTACCGCAAGGACCTCGACCTCGACCCCGAGCGGGTCAACGTCAACGGCGGCGCCATCGCGCTGGGCCATCCACTGGGTGCCACCGGGGCCATGCTGGTCGGCACGGTGCTGGACGAGCTGGAGCGGCGCGACGCGCGCCGCGGACTGATCACCCTGTGCATCGGCGACGGCATGGGCGTCGCCACCATCATCGAGCGCTGCTGA
- a CDS encoding acyl-CoA dehydrogenase family protein: protein MPAIPGLDGYRSGWRGADHDALAETVATFFSREVTPRAEEFAAQGHTDRELYRRAGALGLLGLSVPEQYGGGGGDFSHETVLFEQQTYSGDVSLGLAVHSGIVTGYLAAYGTEEQKRAYLPGLCGGELVGAIAMTEPSGGSDLQSMRTWAQADGDDLVIHGAKTFITNGELADLLLLAVKTDREQGASGISLLVCDLRDDPPGFRRGRTLHKIGLQANDTAELFFDGMRVPGSAVLGGQPGLGFVQMMQQLPQERLVIAVGAVAAMERALELTVAYTKERTAFGKPLLAQQNTRFTLAECAALVRTGRTFLDDCVRRHLDGSLDLPTAAMAKFHLTESQCTVIDRCLQLFGGYGYMTEYPIARMYADARAQKIYGGTNEIMKELLARAL, encoded by the coding sequence ATGCCCGCAATCCCTGGGCTCGACGGTTACCGGTCCGGCTGGCGTGGCGCCGACCACGACGCGCTCGCCGAGACGGTCGCCACGTTCTTCAGCCGGGAGGTGACGCCCCGGGCGGAGGAGTTCGCCGCGCAGGGGCACACCGACCGCGAGCTCTACCGCCGCGCCGGTGCCCTCGGCCTGCTCGGCCTGTCCGTGCCCGAGCAGTACGGCGGGGGCGGCGGCGACTTCAGCCACGAGACCGTCCTGTTCGAACAGCAGACGTACTCCGGGGACGTCAGCCTCGGGCTGGCCGTGCACAGCGGCATCGTCACCGGCTACCTGGCCGCGTACGGCACCGAGGAGCAGAAACGCGCCTACCTGCCCGGCCTGTGCGGCGGCGAGCTGGTCGGCGCGATCGCGATGACCGAGCCGTCCGGCGGGTCGGACCTCCAGTCGATGCGCACCTGGGCGCAGGCCGACGGCGACGACCTGGTCATCCACGGCGCCAAGACGTTCATCACCAACGGAGAGCTCGCCGACCTGCTGCTGCTGGCCGTCAAGACCGACCGCGAGCAGGGCGCCTCCGGCATCTCGCTGCTCGTCTGCGACCTGCGCGACGATCCGCCCGGCTTCCGGCGCGGCCGCACCCTGCACAAGATCGGGTTGCAGGCCAACGACACCGCTGAGCTGTTCTTCGACGGCATGCGCGTGCCGGGCAGCGCCGTCCTGGGCGGGCAGCCGGGGCTGGGCTTCGTCCAGATGATGCAGCAGCTCCCGCAGGAGCGGCTGGTCATCGCGGTGGGCGCGGTCGCGGCGATGGAGCGGGCGCTGGAGCTGACCGTGGCGTACACCAAGGAGCGCACCGCGTTCGGCAAGCCGCTGCTCGCCCAGCAGAACACCCGGTTCACGCTGGCCGAGTGCGCCGCCCTGGTCCGCACCGGGCGGACGTTCCTGGACGACTGCGTGCGGCGCCACCTCGACGGCAGCCTCGACCTGCCCACCGCGGCGATGGCCAAGTTCCACCTGACCGAGTCGCAGTGCACCGTCATCGACCGCTGCCTCCAGCTGTTCGGCGGATACGGCTACATGACCGAGTACCCGATCGCCCGCATGTACGCCGACGCCCGCGCGCAGAAGATCTACGGCGGCACGAACGAGATCATGAAGGAGCTGCTGGCCCGTGCCCTCTGA
- a CDS encoding alpha/beta fold hydrolase produces MLSHHRGGSGELLVLVHGLGGTWRLWRPVLPALESRYEVLAVDLPGFGDSPVAPRADVAAFADAVAALAGRPFHAVGSSLGGGVALELGRRGLARSVTAFAPIGFWGPLGRRWCQASVTAGRVAARGLGPSLPRLAATGLGRSVLFGLFYGRPGQVDPGEGLADARALAAAPGFAAARAAFAGHRFGDPGALDRIPVTVAWGGRDLVLPVRQARRAAAALPSARHVRLPGCGHLPFGDDPGTCARLIAETAIDSLPTTREAS; encoded by the coding sequence ATGCTCTCGCATCATCGCGGCGGCTCGGGCGAGCTGCTGGTCCTGGTACACGGCCTCGGTGGCACCTGGCGCCTGTGGCGGCCCGTCCTGCCCGCACTGGAGTCGCGGTACGAGGTGCTCGCCGTCGACCTGCCCGGCTTCGGGGACTCGCCGGTCGCGCCGCGCGCCGACGTGGCCGCGTTCGCCGACGCGGTCGCCGCGCTGGCCGGGCGGCCGTTCCATGCGGTCGGCAGCTCGCTGGGCGGCGGGGTCGCCCTGGAGCTGGGACGGCGCGGCCTCGCCCGGTCGGTGACCGCGTTCGCCCCCATCGGATTCTGGGGGCCGCTGGGCCGCCGCTGGTGCCAGGCCTCGGTCACCGCCGGCCGGGTCGCGGCCCGCGGGCTCGGGCCGTCGCTGCCGCGCCTGGCGGCCACGGGTCTGGGCCGGTCCGTCCTGTTCGGCCTGTTCTACGGCCGTCCCGGGCAGGTCGATCCCGGCGAGGGGCTGGCCGACGCCCGCGCGCTGGCGGCCGCGCCCGGCTTCGCCGCCGCGCGGGCGGCGTTCGCCGGGCACCGGTTCGGCGATCCCGGTGCGCTGGACCGGATCCCGGTGACGGTGGCGTGGGGCGGCCGCGACCTGGTCCTGCCGGTACGCCAGGCCCGCCGCGCCGCCGCGGCGCTGCCGTCGGCACGCCACGTGCGCCTGCCCGGCTGCGGTCACCTGCCGTTCGGCGACGATCCCGGCACGTGCGCGCGGCTGATCGCGGAGACCGCTATTGACAGCCTGCCAACAACTCGTGAAGCTAGCTGA
- a CDS encoding GMC oxidoreductase, with translation MSPHGDAADLDYDVLVIGSGFGGSVSALRLTEKGYRVGVLETGRRFADADFARTSWRLRDYLFAPALGCYGILRMTVLPDVLVMTGAGVGGGSLGYANTLYQPPDVFFADPQWAGITDWKSELAPYYDQATRMLGVAVNPRTTPSDEVLRSVAQDMGVGHTFRPTPVGVLFGAQPGQPVPDPYFGGAGPQRTTCTFCGSCMTGCRVGAKNTTVKNYLYLAERAGAVVHPLTTAVSVAPRPGGGYTVRTARTGGKLRRRSRTFTAHQVVMAAGALGTQRLLHHMKRDGTLPHLSDRLGELSRTNSESILGPRTRRDDADFSQGVAITSSFHPDADTHIEPVRYGPGSNLLGLMAAVLVDDTGRVPRWLAGLGKTLASWRDWPRLLWPRRWSQQTIVLLAMQPKDNSITVRARRGPLGGQRLTSRPGIGEPAPLYIPVAHEVTRRVAEKIDGVPIGSVTELAGRPVTGHFLGGAPIGADAGQGVVDAYHRVFGHPGLHVVDGAVVAANLGVNPSLTICALAERALAMWPNQGEPDPRPGLGTAYRPVRAVAPVAPVVPEGAPGRLRLPGDAADR, from the coding sequence ATGTCCCCTCACGGCGACGCCGCCGACCTCGACTACGACGTGCTCGTCATCGGCTCCGGTTTCGGCGGCAGCGTCAGCGCGCTGCGGCTGACCGAGAAGGGCTACCGCGTCGGCGTGCTGGAGACCGGGCGCCGGTTCGCCGACGCCGACTTCGCCAGGACGTCGTGGCGGCTGCGCGACTACCTGTTCGCCCCGGCCCTGGGCTGCTACGGCATCCTGCGCATGACGGTGCTGCCCGACGTGCTGGTGATGACCGGCGCGGGCGTGGGCGGCGGCTCGCTCGGCTACGCCAACACGCTCTACCAGCCGCCGGACGTCTTCTTCGCCGACCCGCAGTGGGCGGGCATCACCGACTGGAAGAGCGAACTCGCGCCGTACTACGACCAGGCCACCCGCATGCTCGGCGTCGCGGTCAACCCGCGGACCACCCCGTCGGACGAGGTGCTGCGCTCGGTCGCGCAGGACATGGGCGTGGGGCACACGTTCCGGCCGACCCCGGTCGGGGTCCTGTTCGGAGCGCAGCCGGGGCAGCCGGTGCCCGACCCGTACTTCGGCGGGGCCGGGCCGCAGCGGACCACCTGCACGTTCTGCGGCTCGTGCATGACCGGGTGCCGGGTCGGCGCCAAGAACACCACCGTCAAGAACTACCTGTACCTGGCCGAACGCGCCGGAGCCGTGGTCCACCCGCTGACCACGGCGGTGTCGGTCGCGCCCCGGCCCGGCGGCGGCTACACGGTGCGGACCGCACGGACCGGCGGCAAGCTGCGCAGACGGTCGCGGACGTTCACCGCCCACCAGGTCGTCATGGCGGCCGGGGCGCTGGGCACGCAGCGGCTGCTGCACCACATGAAGCGCGACGGCACGCTGCCGCACCTGTCCGACCGGCTCGGCGAGCTGAGCCGCACCAACTCCGAGTCGATCCTCGGCCCGCGCACCCGCCGCGACGACGCCGACTTCAGCCAGGGCGTGGCGATCACGTCATCGTTCCACCCGGACGCCGACACCCACATCGAACCGGTCCGCTACGGCCCCGGCAGCAACCTGCTCGGCCTGATGGCCGCCGTCCTGGTCGACGACACCGGCCGGGTGCCGCGCTGGCTGGCCGGGCTGGGCAAGACCTTGGCGAGCTGGCGGGACTGGCCGCGGCTGCTGTGGCCGCGACGCTGGTCGCAGCAGACGATCGTGCTGCTGGCGATGCAGCCCAAGGACAATTCCATCACGGTACGCGCGCGGCGCGGTCCCCTCGGTGGCCAGCGCCTGACCAGCCGCCCGGGGATCGGCGAGCCCGCGCCGCTGTACATCCCCGTCGCGCACGAGGTGACCAGGCGCGTCGCCGAGAAGATCGACGGCGTGCCGATCGGCTCCGTCACCGAGCTGGCGGGACGGCCGGTCACCGGCCACTTCCTCGGCGGGGCGCCGATCGGCGCGGACGCCGGGCAGGGCGTCGTCGACGCGTACCACCGCGTCTTCGGCCACCCGGGCCTGCACGTCGTCGACGGCGCCGTGGTCGCGGCCAACCTCGGGGTGAACCCGTCGCTGACCATCTGCGCCCTGGCCGAACGGGCCCTGGCCATGTGGCCCAACCAGGGCGAACCCGACCCCCGGCCCGGACTCGGTACGGCGTACCGGCCGGTGCGGGCGGTGGCGCCGGTCGCGCCCGTGGTGCCCGAGGGCGCCCCCGGTCGGCTGCGGCTGCCCGGCGACGCCGCCGACAGGTGA